TGATCATTGAACCAGAAGGTACAGACTCTATCTGTGAATCTCAAATACTTTGGGGAACTCATGGTCAAAAAGATGAAGAAAACGGGTTTACTCTACTATGGGACGGACAGCAAGGTTTGAGGCACGCTGTCCCATTTACAGATATTGAGTTAGAGAGCGATCACAAACTTAAAAATAGAGTGCGTTTGGAAGTTCACCACTATATTGATGATGATAATAGTAGTGGAGTGGCGAGAATTTATTTAAGTCGATTGGTAGATTTAGAATCTGTTAAAATATAAAGTAAAAAATTTAGGAAATAAATCAGAGTAATCAATTTAGTTACTGAGGAGCAAGAGCATGGCTGAAATAATACCCAAAAACGATACGCTTTATGAACAAGATTTTGTAGCCTGGTGTGAAGATACTGTGGCTAAACTTAGAAAGCGGGAGCTTGATTACCTAGATTTTGATAATTTAATTGAGGAGGTGGAAAGTTTGGGAAGAAGCGATCGCCGAGAATTAAGAAATAGATTGATGGTAATGCTTGCTCATATTCTCCAGCGAATATATGTCAATAGTCCAGAAAATTTCAATGAGTGGGAAGTAACGATTATTGAACAACGGCGACAAATTCGGTATTTATTGGAAGACTCTCCCAGTCTCAAACCTTATCTAGCAGAAATATTAGCTAAAGTCTATGCTAATGCGCTAGAGAGTGTTCGATTTGAGTATAAACAAACAGAGTTTCCTGAGACTTGGCAATTTGATGTTCAAACTGATGTACTTTTATATAAAAAATATTGGGAGGATAAGTAAATGAATCCTAGACATATTGATAATATTACCGATCCAAAACGTAGAGCGATCGCACCCTACAATTTTGTAGAATTACCAGAAAAAGTTGTTGAAGCTGAACGACCTTTACCAGAAGGCGATCGCTATCATCTAAATCGACATACCGGAAGAATTGAATGTATTTTAACAACAGAATCTCCTTTGTATACTCGTTGTGGATTAACTACCGACGAGTTTGAATCAGGTAAAGAATCTAAAGATTTACCAGAGTTTTTCTATACCGATCCATCTAGTAAATCTAAAAAACCTGTCATCCCTGGTAGTAGCTTACGAGGGATGTTGCGAACTTTAGTTGAAATTGTGAGTTTTAGTAAAATTGAAAGAGTCTCTGGACATCAACGATTATTTTTTCGTGCAGTAGGATCAAATCCGAGTAAAGAATCTTGGGGAAAAGAATATAAACAATATGTTAAGCCTGAAATTGTTAAAGCTGGTTATTTAAAACAAGATGGTCAGAAATGGTATATTCAACCTGCTACTGAAGATGAAAGCGTAACTTTTGCTTGGGTTGAAGAAAGTGAGCTTGCGAATCTACCTAGATTTAAAAGATTTAATAGTGATGGTTATGAACCCCAGTATTTTGATGTTAGCTATAATTCTTTAGAACAAAAAGAAGTTAAAAAAAATGGTAGAGTTATTGCTAAACCTTGGTTTGCATCGAATATTAATTTACAGGAAAGTGAGCCAATTAGTAAACTTGTTACCAGTGGAAACATGAAACAAGCAGATGAAGATTCACCTCGCCGTAATCACTGCATAGTTTTCCCTGAGAGTAAAAGTGCCAAGCCATTACCCATAGATGATACAGCGATTGAACATTACCGTAATGCTTTGACTGAGTTTCAGAAAGAATCACCCTTTGATAAAGATTGGGGAGTATTAGAAGAAGGTCATCCAGTGTTTTACTATCACGATGGTCAGAGCAAAACAGTTGGATTTTTTGGTCAAAGTCCTAATTTTCGTATACCGTATTCTCCAGAAGGTAATGGTCATGCTACTACTGTATTAGATTTTATTCCTAAAAATTTAAGAAAATTAGCTTCAATTGATTTAGCTGATGCTATATTTGGTTGGATTAAGCAAGAGTCTGAAAATGAAAGACTACCTGACGGTTTTGATAAACAGAGATCAAGCCGTATTTTTGTTACAGATGCTTTATATGAAAGTAATCAAAATGGTATATTCTATAGTGAAACTCCTGTAACTCCTCAAATATTATCTGAACCAAAACCCAGCTACTTTCCACATTATCTAGTTCAACCAAATGCAGATCAATTAAAGCTTAAACACTATGCTAGTGAACCTCTTGAAGAAACTGTAATTCGAGGTCATAAGTTATACTGGCATAAAGGAGATGACCCAGATTTTGAACTTCCTGCTTCGCCTACCAAAAGAGTCATTAATTCTTCTAGAAAAATTATTCATTCTTCTGAAGAAAATTTGAATACTCAGACAACTCAAATTGAACCTATTAAAAAAGGGGTGACTTTTAAGTTTGATGTTTACTTTGAAAATTTGAGTGATGTTGAATTGGGTGCATTGTTATGGGTGCTAAGTCTTAGCAGCGATAAATCGCAACAACTGGTAACTGGAAAAAAAAATGAAAAATACTGCTTTTCTCTAGGGATGGGTAAACCATTGGGAATGGGTGCAGTTAAGATTGATTATAATTTGCATCTGAGCGATCGCACTTCT
The sequence above is drawn from the Planktothrix serta PCC 8927 genome and encodes:
- a CDS encoding DUF29 domain-containing protein codes for the protein MAEIIPKNDTLYEQDFVAWCEDTVAKLRKRELDYLDFDNLIEEVESLGRSDRRELRNRLMVMLAHILQRIYVNSPENFNEWEVTIIEQRRQIRYLLEDSPSLKPYLAEILAKVYANALESVRFEYKQTEFPETWQFDVQTDVLLYKKYWEDK
- a CDS encoding TIGR03986 family type III CRISPR-associated RAMP protein codes for the protein MNPRHIDNITDPKRRAIAPYNFVELPEKVVEAERPLPEGDRYHLNRHTGRIECILTTESPLYTRCGLTTDEFESGKESKDLPEFFYTDPSSKSKKPVIPGSSLRGMLRTLVEIVSFSKIERVSGHQRLFFRAVGSNPSKESWGKEYKQYVKPEIVKAGYLKQDGQKWYIQPATEDESVTFAWVEESELANLPRFKRFNSDGYEPQYFDVSYNSLEQKEVKKNGRVIAKPWFASNINLQESEPISKLVTSGNMKQADEDSPRRNHCIVFPESKSAKPLPIDDTAIEHYRNALTEFQKESPFDKDWGVLEEGHPVFYYHDGQSKTVGFFGQSPNFRIPYSPEGNGHATTVLDFIPKNLRKLASIDLADAIFGWIKQESENERLPDGFDKQRSSRIFVTDALYESNQNGIFYSETPVTPQILSEPKPSYFPHYLVQPNADQLKLKHYASEPLEETVIRGHKLYWHKGDDPDFELPASPTKRVINSSRKIIHSSEENLNTQTTQIEPIKKGVTFKFDVYFENLSDVELGALLWVLSLSSDKSQQLVTGKKNEKYCFSLGMGKPLGMGAVKIDYNLHLSDRTSRYSNLFDGDQWKTGEENQAETAKREKECVKAFEDFMFDSEKGISDKDRERPDKTKATSFKETRRIEMLLAMLRCDQTPDAEQTRYMTIKAKEYQNRPVLPTPLQISKPSGTDGSASNTPKLILQGQNKDKQITKDQPSKQQQKPKGNSEGGNSAAWARPPKR